In one window of Hevea brasiliensis isolate MT/VB/25A 57/8 chromosome 10, ASM3005281v1, whole genome shotgun sequence DNA:
- the LOC110641508 gene encoding uncharacterized protein LOC110641508 codes for MFGRATLARTGSFRPENLGQNALAMIGNLCFTIFVLGVLIFTIIAATYEPEDPLFHPSTKINTFLTSTSNATFKSDNTVVKTGEDFMASNQTAFATFINITDVETPKDGGAGGDGTAEITAENCAGPIDCRDPEVFHLMMRKAIEQFKDIHFYRFGKPVPANNDSSCDMAWRFRPKEGKTAAFYKDYRRFVIARSENCTLSVVGIGDYHTGVNARKKKKNQKPGFEKTPAQQQQAVMLPVVGETVNDSLPVVESENSFSRGKYLIYNGGGDRCKSMNHYLWSFLCALGEAQYLNRTLIMDLTICLNSVYSSSNQDEEGKDFRFYFDFEHLKEAASVLDQAQFWEDWGKWHKKDKLSLYLLEDFRVTPMKLAEVKDTLIMRKFGSVEPDNYWYRVCEGETESVVQRPWHLIWKSRRLMDIVSAMASRLNWDYDAVHIERGDKAMNKELWPNLAADTSPDALLSTLANKIEDGRNIYIATNEPDTSFFDPLKDKYTTHFLDEYKDLWDENSEWYSETTKLNKGVPVEFDGYMRVSVDTEVFLRGKKQIETFNDLTNDCKDGINTCNTAAS; via the coding sequence ATGTTTGGTCGGGCCACTTTAGCAAGAACAGGAAGTTTTAGGCCAGAAAATCTTGGCCAAAATGCATTGGCCATGATTGGGAATCTTTGCTTTACAATATTTGTCCTAGGAGTCCTGATTTTCACCATTATTGCTGCTACATATGAGCCTGAGGACCCGCTTTTTCATCCATCAACAAAGATCAACACATTCCTTACATCAACCTCAAATGCCACGTTTAAATCCGATAATACTGTAGTGAAAACCGGGGAGGATTTCATGGCCTCAAACCAGACTGCATTTGCCACTTTTATCAACATTACGGATGTAGAAACCCCCAAGGATGGTGGTGCTGGTGGTGATGGTACCGCTGAAATAACTGCTGAGAATTGTGCTGGTCCTATAGACTGTAGGGATCCAGAAGTGTTTCATTTGATGATGAGAAAGGCAATAGAGCAGTTTAAGGATATACATTTTTATAGGTTTGGGAAACCGGTTCCTGCCAATAATGATAGTAGTTGTGACATGGCCTGGCGATTTAGGCCTAAGGAAGGGAAGACTGCTGCATTTTACAAGGATTACAGGCGGTTTGTGATAGCTAGGTCAGAGAATTGTACACTTAGTGTTGTGGGAATTGGGGATTACCATACGGGTGTAAatgcaaggaagaagaagaagaatcagAAACCTGGATTTGAAAAGACTCCTGCCCAGCAACAACAGGCAGTGATGTTACCTGTTGTTGGGGAAACTGTGAATGATTCGCTTCCCGTGGTTGAGTCAGAGAATTCATTTAGTCGTGGCAAGTATTTGATTTACAATGGTGGTGGTGATAGATGCAAGAGTATGAATCACTACTTGTGGAGTTTCTTGTGTGCATTAGGTGAAGCACAGTATCTAAATCGAACTTTGATTATGGATTTGACTATTTGTTTGAATTCCGTGTATAGTTCTTCAAATCAGGATGAAGAAGGGAAAGATTTcaggttttattttgattttgagcaTTTGAAGGAGGCAGCATCAGTGTTGGACCAGGCTCAGTTTTGGGAGGACTGGGGTAAATGGCATAAAAAGGATAAGCTGAGTCTTTATCTTTTGGAGGATTTTAGGGTCACCCCTATGAAGCTTGCGGAGGTTAAAGACACCCTAATCATGAGGAAGTTTGGATCAGTTGAACCAGATAATTACTGGTACAGAGTGTGTGAAGGAGAAACAGAGTCTGTTGTTCAACGGCCATGGCATTTGATATGGAAATCGAGAAGGTTGATGGATATTGTGTCAGCAATGGCCTCGAGATTGAATTGGGATTATGATGCAGTTCACATTGAGAGAGGGGATAAAGCAATGAACAAGGAACTCTGGCCTAATCTTGCAGCGGATACTTCTCCTGATGCACTGCTTTCAACCTTGGCTAACAAGATTGAAGACGGGAGGAACATCTACATTGCAACGAATGAACCTGACACTTCCTTCTTTGACCCTTTGAAGGACAAGTACACAACTCATTTTCTTGATGAGTACAAGGATCTTTGGGATGAGAACAGTGAGTGGTACTCGGAGACAACCAAACTTAACAAAGGTGTTCCAGTTGAATTTGATGGTTATATGAGGGTGTCTGTTGATACAGAAGTATTCTTGAGAGGGAAAAAGCAGATTGAGACATTCAATGATCTTACTAATGATTGCAAAGATGGCATAAACACCTGCAACACTGCTGCCAGTTAA